In Clavibacter californiensis, the sequence CGGCACCGCGAACGTCATGATCCGCTTCACGGACTCGCGGGAGATCCCGCGCGACCCGTCGCGGGCGCTGGAGATCTTGTAGAGCGAGCTCCAGGCGACGCCTTCCATGCTCATGGTGGTTCCTCTCGTGGGCGCCCGCTCGGTGCGCGCGGGGTTCGCCGGGGCTGGGTCCTCTGCGGCGGACCGTGCATCCGCGTCCATGCACCGACCGGGACGTGGTCGTCGTGACCGGATCCGCGGACGAGCCTGGACGGATCGTCGTGCCGGTGGGCGCATGCCCATCATGAGCCACGGACGGACGCGATCGCGCCCGTCGGGCGAAGCGTCACCGGATGGCCGTCGGGCGGAGGACGGATCCGGGTCCGCCGCGCGGACCACCTCGCCGCCGCAGGATGCGCCCTGGCGACTCCCGGAGTACCTCCTGCGCCCGGCGAGGCCGGCGCATCGTCGTTCCTAGCGTGAGGGCATGACCTCGATCACGCAGACACCGACGCCCGCACGCCCCGCCGCGGCCACCGCCCGCATGGGCACCGCCGCCGACTGGATCGCACACTTCCACGCGAACGCCGACCGGCACCGGACGCCCGAGGAGCTGATCCCCGACGACGCGCCCTCGCCGATGGACGCCCGCACCCGCCGCGCCTTCGTCCGCTCGTTCCAGCGGTTCGCGCTCGGCGAGAGCGGCGACGGCGTCCACCTCCTGCGGATGGCGACCGCGGCGGGCGATCCCGCCTACACGCACGCGCTCGCGCTCCTCGTGCAGGAGGAGCAGAAGCACGCGGCGCTCTTCCTCCGCGCGCTCGACCACCTGGACGCGCCCGCCCTCCCCGCGCACTGGACGGACGCCGCCTTCACCCGGCTGCGGCACCTCATCGGGCTGCGGACGGAGATCAGCCTGTTCCTCATCGCGGAGACGGTCGCGACGGGCTACTTCCACGCCCTCGCCGACCACGCCCCGGATCCCGCGCTTCGCGCCCTCGGGCAGCGGATCGCGGACGACGAGCGGGACCACGTCCGCTTCCAGATCGACCGCCTCCGCACCGGCTTCCGCGACACCCCCGCTCCCCTGCGCGCGCTCATCGGCGCCGCCTGGACGGTCGTCGCGGCAGGCGCGGCGACGGTGATCGTGGTCGACCACCGGGCGGCGCTGCGTGCGTGCGGGGTCGCGCCGCGCGCGTACTGGCGGCGGGCGATGCACGGCTTCGGTGCCGCGGCGCGCTCGGTGCTGGTGGATCCGCGGGCGCCGCTGCTGGGGCCGACCGACGCGGCGGGCGACCCCGCCCGCGCCTGACCCGGGCAGACGGAAAGGGGCGGGCCGCCTCCTCGGCGACCCGCCCCTCGTCGTGCTCCACTACCGGCGGTCCTCAGGAGCGCGCCAGCGCGTCCAGGGTTCGCCCGGCCGTGTTCAGCGGCGAACGGACTTGCGGCCGCCGACCTTCACGTAGATGAGCAGCACGATGATCGAGCCGATGATCGAGCCGATGATGCCGGCGGGCTGGAAGAAGCCGTCCATGGCGTCGCGCTGGAACAGCAGGAACGCGAGGAACCCGCCGACGAACGAGCCGACGATGCCGAGCACGATGGTCATGAGGATCGACATGCTCTGGCGTCCGGGGATGACGGCCCGGGCGATGAAACCGGCGATGAGGCCGATGACGATGAGGCTGATGATGAGTCCGAGCATGGTGATCTCTCTTCTGTGCGAGCACGTCAGGAAGACGCGCGGTGGTGCCCGTTCGGGGCGAAGGATCCAACGTCCCACCCTGCGGGGTGTGGCGGCACACCCCTGGGGGTGGGATGGTGGATCCATGCCCGCCACCCGCACCCGCCCCGTCACGATCGCGCTCGTCGACGACTACGACGTGGTGCTGACGGGCCTCGCCCATATGTTCGACGACTACCGCGACCGCGTGCTGGTCGCCGAGATCGACGCGAACGCGGCCCTCTCCGACGACATCGACATCGTGCTCTACGACTCGTTCGCGCAGCCGGAGTCGGACCACCACGAGATCGCGGAGCTGGTGCGGAACCCGCGGGCCCGCCGCGTGGTGGTCTACACCTGGAACTTCCAGCCCGAGCTGATCGCCGACGCCCGCCGGCAGGGCGTGCAGGGCTACCTCTCCAAGGCGCTGCCGGCGCGCGAGCTCGTGGAGGCGCTCGAGCGGATCCACTCCGGCGAGGAGCTGTTCAACGACGCGCCTCTCC encodes:
- a CDS encoding response regulator transcription factor encodes the protein MPATRTRPVTIALVDDYDVVLTGLAHMFDDYRDRVLVAEIDANAALSDDIDIVLYDSFAQPESDHHEIAELVRNPRARRVVVYTWNFQPELIADARRQGVQGYLSKALPARELVEALERIHSGEELFNDAPLRAASAPSLDWPGKREGITDRESEILALITQGKSNQEVAALTYLSPNTVKSYIRSIYRKIQVQSRTQAVIWGVGHGFSPDHHRIDHWLGGP
- a CDS encoding ferritin-like domain-containing protein — its product is MTSITQTPTPARPAAATARMGTAADWIAHFHANADRHRTPEELIPDDAPSPMDARTRRAFVRSFQRFALGESGDGVHLLRMATAAGDPAYTHALALLVQEEQKHAALFLRALDHLDAPALPAHWTDAAFTRLRHLIGLRTEISLFLIAETVATGYFHALADHAPDPALRALGQRIADDERDHVRFQIDRLRTGFRDTPAPLRALIGAAWTVVAAGAATVIVVDHRAALRACGVAPRAYWRRAMHGFGAAARSVLVDPRAPLLGPTDAAGDPARA
- a CDS encoding GlsB/YeaQ/YmgE family stress response membrane protein, with amino-acid sequence MLGLIISLIVIGLIAGFIARAVIPGRQSMSILMTIVLGIVGSFVGGFLAFLLFQRDAMDGFFQPAGIIGSIIGSIIVLLIYVKVGGRKSVRR